The sequence below is a genomic window from Amia ocellicauda isolate fAmiCal2 chromosome 6, fAmiCal2.hap1, whole genome shotgun sequence.
GCCGGTGTCCGGGTGCACCTGCTTCAGCACCTTGTAGATGTAGATGGCGTAGCTCTCCTTCCTGCGTCCCTTCCGCCCCTTTCCGCCCGTCTTCGCTATCTTGGTGACGGCTTTTTTGGAGCCTTTCTTTGGCACTGGCAGCTTGGCAGGGTCGGGCATTGTTCACATCAAAAgtcaaaataaaaccaatatgGATCTCTGCGTCCCTTGCGCGATGAGCCCAGGGAGGCGACACTGGCGGTGCGTCGCCTGCTGAAACTGAtgcctatttatttatatcgGTATGCAAATGATGGGTTGATGGAATCCGAGGAAGCCTTCTGATTGGCGGGTTGTGCTGTACAGTAGCCAATGAGAGTGATTTGAGTCTTTCTGGCGGATTGTACGAAACTTTCACAGCGGACCTGATGGAGAGCGACTGACCGAAGTCAGCGCTCTAACACACATGCATAATAATTCTTCTTCTTGTGTCCTGAGAGACACCGTCCAGtgcagcagggtctccagccctggtcctgcaggagcACACCACTCTCCCATATTTGTGGGCGGTTGAGAATAAAACTACATGACCCAGAAGGCTTTGCGACCGAATATCATATACTTCCGGCAGAGGCTTGGACGTTCAGTGTCTGCTGTGTCGGGGTATGTCTGCGTTAGGAAAAGCAATGACGAGTAAGTACCTTTGCCTTTCCCAAAATAAGACCTAATGCACATGTTAACTACAGGGTACAAATATACGCGTGGGTCATACTCGGTCAGATAAACACGTTTAACACATGCTGGTCCGCAGTCCTGGGCGCTGTTTGCAGCTGCTCAGCAGGCTGCTCCGATGCGCTCAGTAAAGGTACAGTAAAGTAAAGTGGAGCCGTTGTCGGTTCCTTTGCAGATGCATCCTAGACAGTAGAGCTGCTGCTGGATCAGCTCAACCCTGCACACCCACAGAGACGGGCTCTGCAGTAGGGAGCCAAACACAGGCGTTAACTGTGTGCATGCATGGGCAAATAATGTGCGGCTAATGCCCCAGCCGTGTGCAGGttgatgtacacacacacacacacacacacacacacacacacagtctgttGAGAGCAGCCAATCACAGCTCTCGGTGACTGTGTGTAGATCCTGAGAGGTGAGGAAATACTTTATATTGAGATATACTGTAATGAACTGCGAGATCCCTGGATATGCTGGGAGAATTAATGCCCCCTCTCCCCCCTTTACTAGTGTATCAGTAGCTGTGGTTGTGTAACAGCTGCATCCTGGTTTAACAGGCCAGTGACTCTCAGGCTCGGGACCTTTGGACGCTGCGGTCAGTGAGTCCTGGCCTCTGTTAGTGAGTTATATATTGCACTGCGCTGTCTCTGAAGTCTCCAGCTGCTCTCTGCTCACACTCTCTGGTCCCACCTGTCCCACCTGTCCCACCTGTCCCACCTGTCCCACAGCCGTGTCTTGTGAAATACTGACAAATATAGGAGCATTCTCATTCACGTCATTAGCAGTGTGGTCAAGGCTAAACCTAAATATATCCGTTACTGCTCTGATGTATATAGAATGTTGCAGTGATTCGTTTATTTAGAGTTAATTTTATCACACAAACTGCTTCACATTGATCTCATTAACCTGATGATACTCGGTAAGCGCTCGAGTGTCGGTAGTCTGTGACGGTTCTGACCCGAGCCCCGGGCTGAGACCAGCTGCCGGAGCGGGTGATGAAGCCGCTGTTGTCCTGCAGAGTTCCGGCTGGCCCTGGTGCAGCTGCATGTGTCCGCTGTGAAGACGGACAACCTGCGCCGCGCCCGCGCCCTGGTGAAGGAGGCCGCAGGGCAGGGGGCAAAGGTCGTCACGCTGCCGGTGAGCGCCGCTGTTTCGCCCTGACTTGCGTCAGCCCAGACCCGGAGGTCAGGCGGGTGGGTTGGGTGTGTCTGGGGGGGTGATCTGTTGGATCAGTGTTGACTGATATGGAGAACCGCTCTGTCAATCTGTACTGGTTTGCTGCTGTGGAAGGGAATTTACAAAGTGGAGACTCATTTCCTATTATTGTATCGTCGTTGATTCTGTACACACAAGTGTTTTTATAATCTATAACGATCGATTGCTATAATTACAcatatttaaaagtaaacagcaaTTCGATCCTATAATGTAACACTAATTATCCTCTCAAAGTGTCACACTCCGAGGCCTTGCGCCTTACTGTACGGGAGGCCTCTGTGGCTGTCTCCGTCTCTCTGTCCGTCTTTCTCTGTGACCTCTGCCTGTCCGCGCTGCTCTCAGGAGTGCTTCAACTCCCCGTATGGCACGAGCTTCTTCCCCGAGTACGCCGAGCGAATCCCCGGAGAGTCCAGCCAGCTGCTGTCAGAGGCGGCAAAGGAGAGCGGAGTGTACCTGATAGGAGGTGAGACGCCTGAACGCGCACACACCGCCCTCACGCACTGAACACCTGGCTGAGGTGAGGCGGTGTTCACACATTCACGCCTCCTGCTCTAGGGTGATGCATCCTGTCTCTCCTgcctgtttgtgtgtcagtggcTCTGAGGACAGATCTGACGTGCTttctgaagtgtgtgtgtgtgtgtgtgtgtgtttttcaggctCCATCCCTGAGGAGGACGGGGGGAAGCTGTACAATACCTGCCCTGTGTTCGGCCCCGACGGCTCCCTGCTACTCAAACACAGGAAGGTTGGAACCGGCAAcgctgcaacacacacacactgattacTGCAGGACACACGTTGTCTACATTTCTTCACGCTTGCTCACTGTTGGCCCTTCGATTCtaacagagacacacgcacacacgcacacacacacagtctgccAAAAGCTCGGACTCTCCCTGTCGCAGCTGCATTGCAGACACTTCCTGCAGCGTCAGGGCAGATGTGCAGTCCCCCGCTGTCTGAACACAGcagctctctgtccctctctttccctcgatgcctctctctctctctctctctctctctcactctgtcacACTCTCTATCCAGATCCACCTGTTTGACATCGATGTTCCTGGGAAAATTCGCTTCCAGGAGTCGGAGACGCTCAGCCCAGGAAGCAGCTTCTCTGTGTTCGACACGCGTGAGTGCTGACCGATCCGTCGTGTGGCGTGACAATGACACAGGTGCTGTGCTGAGGACGGACACGGAGGACCCCCCCCACATACACACTGTGCACAGAGTCTGTCTTGGGTCACATTGGCACCTTTAATCCACAGTAGACTTCTGTCGAGGGGAAGGGGGCGTGGTGGTTAGGTTCCTGTCTGAGAGCTGCTCCCTGTGTTTGATCCTCAGCCTTCTGCAAGATCGGCGTGGGGATCTGCTATGACCTGCGCTTCGCAGAGCTGGCCCAGATCTACACCAGGAGCGGTGAGAGCGCCGGGGGTCTGGTGGAGGTTCGGGGGGAGGTCAGCGGGGGCCACCCTGGTTCTGATCACATGGCCATCTGCTCTAGCAGGAGCTGAGGTGTTTCTATACAAATAGTCTCAGGGGTTGTAGATGTGTAAAGGGAGTCTGAGGGCCCTGGGCATGTGGCCCCAGTGGAGCAGCTCGGCACAGCAGAGAAGGGCCACACCTGCTTGAGAAGTCAGCATGGGCTCCTTTTTATACCTGCTGCTCAACCTTCCTGCACTACCGCTGTGTACCACCAGAGGGAACTGCATTCATGTTAACTACCCTTAGATCCAGGTATCCCTGCAGAGTTCTGCACACTCGTGCTGTTGACGCACTTCCTGTAAGACCTGCAGGCCCGCTCTGCACACGCCTGTGCTCAGGTGAGGCGTGTTGAGGTCTGTGTGCTCTGGTTCCTTCTGACCCCCCCCCCTGGTTCTTTGTGCCCACAGGCTGCCAGCTGCTGGTGTACCCTGGGGCTTTCAACATGACCACTGGCCCGGCCCACTGGGAGCTGCTGCAGAGGGGGAGGTCAGTGCCCTGAGGACTGTCCCATCGCGGGCCTGGGGAGGGGTTGTCAGTAAAACGCAGTGTTATCTATCAGAGTCTGTGGCTGGTGTGCGCTGTGTTTGCTGTACTGACCGGCTCAACATCACTGTGGCAGCCCTGTATGGATGTTtagtgttttttagtttttttttttttactacagtCCTTCTGGGATTACTGTGACAAACAGTCTGTGTCAACTCTAATCGCAGACCGTGTGCAGATCAGCTGAGGGCAGTAGAGGCCACTGAACTCGGTGGCAGAAGTGCATGGTAGTCGACTCAGAGCAGCCGGTGTTGATGAAAATTAGATTCTGCAAATGAATCTCATGGTGTCCCCTTTTCTCTCATTCCTCACctccttttctctccctctctctcctcagagCGGTGGATAACCAGGTGTTCGTGGCCACAGCCTCTCCGGCCCGGGATGAGACGGCCTCCTACACTGCCTGGGGTCACAGCACCGTGGTCAACCCCTGGTCAGTGAGCACTagctatctgtgtgtctgtgtctgtatctctctctctgatggTTGTGCGTcactgactgtgtgtgtttctcaggGGGGAGGTGATTGCAACGGCAGATGCAGAGGAGACCATCGTGTATGCTGATATCGGTGAGCTCCCGTGCTGCCCTGGGGCTGGTGCAGATGCCCCTGTGTGCACTGAGATAATCAGGCATTGACCCCGAGTTGcattgtgttgtcagtgtgtctgcTGTGATTAGTGTCTGTGTCGTAGTGACAAAGTACTGTCAAGCCAGTTTGTGCTACAATAGCAGTGTGAGGCCTCATATTAAAGTCTCAGTGTGAGCCTCAGTATAGTGTTGTAGTGGCCCACTGTCTGCTCTGTGTCGCAGACCTGCAGTATCTGGCGGAGGTCCGGCAGCAGATCCCCATCCACAGCCAGCGCCGGCACGACCTGTACAGAGTGAGCGCTGTGCCGGAGGACTAGACCCAGCAGGCCAGGCGCAGAGACCACAGGCCCCAGCTCCACGCGGCCCGACTCTCCGGCCCCGCAGCCCCAACTCTCTGATGGAGAGTTTTTTCTGATGCACTTAATTtgagtatttttaaattgtgatattcactgaaaataaatgatatTAAATATCTACTAAAGAGTcacacaaaatatgaaat
It includes:
- the nit2 gene encoding omega-amidase NIT2, translating into MSALGKAMTKFRLALVQLHVSAVKTDNLRRARALVKEAAGQGAKVVTLPECFNSPYGTSFFPEYAERIPGESSQLLSEAAKESGVYLIGGSIPEEDGGKLYNTCPVFGPDGSLLLKHRKIHLFDIDVPGKIRFQESETLSPGSSFSVFDTPFCKIGVGICYDLRFAELAQIYTRSGCQLLVYPGAFNMTTGPAHWELLQRGRAVDNQVFVATASPARDETASYTAWGHSTVVNPWGEVIATADAEETIVYADIDLQYLAEVRQQIPIHSQRRHDLYRVSAVPED